DNA from Myxococcales bacterium:
TCTCCCTCGCCCGGTTGCATGGTGCTAGAGTGGTCTATCCGAATTTTTTTTGACGGCAAATGCTCCCGCCGTCTAGAATGACCCACGGTTGCTGAAAAATTTTCAAAAGGAACGAGCATGAACTGGATGGCTCCCCCGAATCGCTATGTGGCTATATGCGCGGCGCTTCTTCTCTCTCTGGTGGTTGTCCCCGTGGCAGCTCTGTCGGAACCGCTCAACGAAGCCAAGTCGGTCCGCCGTCAGGGCAACGTCGACGGCGCCGAATCGCAAAAGCGAATCGATACGGTGAGCGCCGAGACCGAGAGTTTGTTCACGCAATATCACAATGCGTTGGCGCAGATCGATTCAATTCGCATCTACAACGGTCAGATGAAGAGATTGATCAGCGACCAGGACAAGGAGATCGCGTCGCTGCGGGAACAGGTGGATCGTGTCGAGGTGGTCGGCCGCAGCGTCACCCCTCTGATGCTTCGCATGATCGAAGCCATTGCCGCGACCGTGGAGCTCGACATTCCGTTTCTCGCAGATGAACGTGCCAAGCGAATTGCGGACCTGCGCGAGTTGATGGGCCGGGCCGACGTGAGCAACGCTGAGAAGTACCGACAGATCATGGAGGCCTATCAGGTGGAGAACGAGTACGGCCGCACGATCGAAGCCTACCGCTCGACCTTGGAGGTGAACGGCGTTGAAGTGAAGGCCGACCTGCTTCGCTTCGGCCGCATCGCCCTCGTGTATCAGACCCTGGATCAAAAATCGGCTGGGGTGTGGAACCAAAAACTTGGCGTTTGGGAACCCCTTGATGCCGGTTACCGATCGGCGATCAAGGAAGGACTCAAGATTGCGCGCAAGCAAATGGCGCCGGATCTGATCCGGTTGCCACTCCCAGCCGCCCGGGCTCTGGGAGGAGCAAGCTGATGCGCGCAGCTACAACGACTCGGTTGCTGATTTGCAACATGGCTCTGGCAATAGTCTTCGGCTTCGCGGCGGTGTCGACCGCGCAAGACCAGCCCAAGTCCCCCGAACCCAAGACCCTCGAAGAATTGCTCGAGATGGTGAAAGAGGGTTTCATTGCCGAATCCGACGACAACGCCGCGCGCGAGGCGCGGTTTCTGGCGGCTCGGAACGATCAGCAACGCCTGCTCGACGATGCCCTCGCAGTGCTTGCTGGCGAGGAAGCGATCAGCCAGGCCCTCGAATCCACCTACAACGACAACGAGCCCTTGATCGGCACGCTCCAGGAAACGTTGACAGAGCGCCTGGGACAGATGGGTGAACTCTTTGGTGTCGTGCGTCAGGTCTCGAACGATTTGAGTGGGCAGGTCTGGGAATCGCTGACGAGCTCACAGCTCAGCGATCGCACAATACTTCTCGACAGACTCGGTCGCAGCAAGGAACTCCCGTCGACCAAGGATCTCGAAGGTCTCTGGTTCGAAATGCAGCGGGAAATC
Protein-coding regions in this window:
- a CDS encoding DUF3450 domain-containing protein, with the protein product MAALSEPLNEAKSVRRQGNVDGAESQKRIDTVSAETESLFTQYHNALAQIDSIRIYNGQMKRLISDQDKEIASLREQVDRVEVVGRSVTPLMLRMIEAIAATVELDIPFLADERAKRIADLRELMGRADVSNAEKYRQIMEAYQVENEYGRTIEAYRSTLEVNGVEVKADLLRFGRIALVYQTLDQKSAGVWNQKLGVWEPLDAGYRSAIKEGLKIARKQMAPDLIRLPLPAARALGGAS